One region of Haloterrigena salifodinae genomic DNA includes:
- a CDS encoding heparinase II/III domain-containing protein, giving the protein MPTAHDQDYPPGDWTVGGLRDALEGPGEAFTLPTYDDEAAWTALRTDELTREPVEALLDDAESARDGDIPSLTASQYLDYERTGDRTRYEAAARERRGRLSALVIAACVERDDDFDPILDYAWALCEQATWTWPAHLGDESREGLPGAVPNEERTVALFTVGAALLLAEVDAILGDRLHPALRERIRSEVDRRVFTPYEKRDDLWWTTATNNWNAVCSAGVALAALHLIDDADRQARIVERVADGLGYYLDGFGVDGGTTEGVGYWNYGVGNYVALADALESATDGSYSLCSPPKLERLAAYPLAIELSPGHFVPFSDSDEESAVAPRAAAWLGRRLDKPGLAARGRWEMARRTDAFAGPNVASLPEIVRDLHWTRTVPASWTRATPPTRRYFGGCEWWITRSNPADPDGLVVAAKAGHNGEPHNHNDCGSFVVHENGESLLTDPGRPEYDRDYFGPARYEYVAAHSLGHSVPYVNGVEQAAGDEFAATVLDRRSSSTVDAFEMELADCYPEDAGLESLRRTVTLDRTDGVVSVDDDAVFANGDNTFESTLISTFPIRIDERRLVVDGERGRLRVTPDDPDAKRSVERLADALETVDGTRDVWRARIAQTVSSPVTSLRLRIEFDGRA; this is encoded by the coding sequence ATGCCGACGGCGCACGATCAGGACTATCCACCGGGCGACTGGACGGTTGGCGGCCTCCGGGACGCCCTCGAGGGCCCCGGGGAGGCGTTCACGCTCCCGACGTACGACGACGAAGCGGCGTGGACGGCCCTCCGCACGGACGAACTGACCCGCGAGCCGGTCGAGGCGCTGCTCGACGACGCCGAATCGGCTCGCGACGGCGACATCCCGTCGCTCACGGCCAGCCAGTATCTCGACTACGAGCGAACGGGCGACCGGACACGCTACGAAGCCGCCGCCCGCGAACGCCGGGGTCGCCTCTCCGCGCTCGTCATCGCCGCGTGCGTCGAGCGCGACGACGACTTCGATCCGATTCTGGACTACGCGTGGGCGCTCTGCGAGCAGGCGACGTGGACGTGGCCCGCACACCTCGGAGACGAATCTCGGGAGGGGCTCCCGGGTGCCGTCCCGAACGAAGAGCGGACGGTCGCGCTCTTCACCGTCGGTGCGGCGCTCCTCCTCGCGGAGGTCGACGCGATTCTCGGCGACCGTCTCCATCCCGCGCTCCGCGAGCGCATCCGTTCCGAAGTCGACCGTCGCGTCTTCACCCCCTACGAGAAACGCGACGATCTCTGGTGGACGACGGCGACGAACAACTGGAACGCGGTCTGTAGCGCGGGCGTCGCGCTCGCCGCGCTCCACCTCATAGACGACGCTGACCGACAGGCGCGCATCGTCGAACGCGTCGCCGACGGTCTCGGCTACTACCTCGACGGCTTCGGCGTCGACGGCGGGACGACGGAAGGAGTTGGCTACTGGAATTACGGCGTGGGAAACTACGTCGCGCTCGCGGACGCCCTCGAGAGCGCGACCGACGGCTCGTACTCGCTCTGCTCGCCCCCGAAACTCGAGCGCCTCGCCGCGTATCCCCTCGCCATCGAACTCAGCCCCGGACACTTCGTTCCGTTCTCGGACTCGGACGAGGAGAGCGCCGTCGCGCCGCGTGCGGCTGCGTGGCTCGGACGCCGCCTGGATAAGCCGGGTCTGGCGGCTCGCGGACGGTGGGAGATGGCGCGCCGTACGGACGCGTTCGCCGGCCCGAACGTCGCGTCGCTCCCTGAGATCGTCCGCGACCTCCACTGGACGCGGACGGTCCCCGCGTCGTGGACGCGTGCCACCCCGCCGACCCGTCGATACTTCGGAGGCTGTGAGTGGTGGATTACACGGTCGAACCCGGCCGACCCGGATGGTCTCGTTGTCGCCGCGAAAGCCGGCCACAACGGCGAGCCACACAACCACAACGACTGCGGCTCGTTCGTCGTTCACGAGAACGGCGAGTCGCTCCTCACCGACCCGGGGCGTCCCGAGTACGACCGAGACTACTTCGGTCCGGCTCGCTACGAATACGTCGCTGCGCATTCTCTCGGTCACTCCGTTCCGTACGTGAACGGCGTCGAACAGGCCGCCGGCGACGAGTTCGCCGCGACGGTACTCGACCGACGCTCCTCGTCAACGGTCGACGCGTTCGAGATGGAACTCGCGGATTGCTACCCCGAGGACGCCGGACTCGAGTCGCTCCGCCGGACCGTAACGCTCGACCGAACCGACGGCGTCGTCTCGGTCGACGACGACGCGGTGTTCGCGAACGGGGACAACACGTTCGAGTCCACGCTTATCTCCACGTTCCCGATTCGAATCGACGAGCGGAGGCTCGTTGTCGACGGCGAACGCGGTCGCCTGCGAGTAACGCCGGACGATCCGGACGCCAAACGTAGCGTCGAACGGCTTGCGGACGCTCTCGAGACGGTCGACGGGACGCGCGACGTCTGGCGCGCTCGCATTGCACAGACCGTCAGTAGTCCCGTGACGTCGCTACGGCTACGGATAGAATTCGACGGTAGGGCGTAA
- a CDS encoding sugar phosphate isomerase/epimerase family protein, which translates to MQLALSTLGCPDWDLERILSVGRDAGYDGVDFRGYRDEIDVTRHPLFTDRADETRSRLESAGLSISALSSSITLCETDDRAAHVAEARRLVEVGDTFDVDRIRVFGGGDPEDRSRAELARAGGETMREILSIDGAENFQWVLEMHDAWTASDDCQQLLDELPADNVGVLWDAAHTIRLADETPRETLDALGDRIEYVHLKDAVYEPDHNDATDDGYVYAVPGEGDLPMADVVAALRERGYDGWLVFEHEKRWHPSIADPDVALPAFVEWFRDQR; encoded by the coding sequence ATGCAACTCGCACTGTCGACGCTCGGGTGCCCAGACTGGGACCTCGAGCGAATACTGTCCGTCGGTCGAGACGCCGGCTACGACGGCGTAGATTTCCGAGGCTACCGGGACGAGATCGACGTCACGCGCCATCCCCTGTTCACCGACCGAGCCGACGAAACACGGTCGAGACTCGAATCCGCCGGGCTGAGCATCAGTGCCCTCAGCTCGAGCATTACTCTCTGTGAAACCGACGACCGTGCGGCCCACGTGGCGGAGGCGCGCAGACTGGTCGAGGTTGGTGACACGTTCGACGTCGACCGTATCCGCGTGTTCGGCGGCGGCGACCCCGAGGACCGCTCGAGAGCCGAACTCGCGCGTGCCGGGGGCGAAACCATGCGGGAGATCCTCTCGATCGACGGCGCGGAAAACTTCCAGTGGGTCCTCGAAATGCACGATGCGTGGACCGCCTCAGATGACTGCCAGCAACTCTTAGACGAGCTTCCTGCCGACAACGTCGGCGTCCTGTGGGACGCCGCGCACACCATTCGCCTCGCCGACGAGACCCCACGGGAGACTCTCGACGCGCTCGGCGACCGGATCGAGTACGTCCACCTGAAAGACGCCGTCTACGAGCCGGATCACAACGACGCGACCGACGACGGCTACGTGTACGCGGTCCCCGGCGAGGGCGACCTGCCGATGGCCGATGTCGTCGCGGCGCTCCGCGAGCGGGGCTACGACGGCTGGCTCGTCTTCGAACACGAGAAACGATGGCACCCCTCTATCGCCGATCCTGACGTCGCCCTCCCGGCGTTCGTCGAGTGGTTCCGCGACCAGCGGTGA
- a CDS encoding hydroxyacid dehydrogenase — MNILVTLPEGELRDDFVPNEVQHRLESLGAVSWNPSTDDLSEDALRERIDGVDVLVTGWGSPQVTADALEAADDLQLIAHTGGSVGTLVSEAVYDAGIRVVSANDVMADYTAEHTFGSIVAKLRAVPELDASMKAGEFGADDVDIRTLYGKDVGLVGLGTIGRKLLNHMASFDVSASVYDPYVDAEELAEYPFATLTDLETALDAEIVSVHAARTEETIGMLDADRLARIPDGALFVNTARAEIVDEAALVAELRSGRLSGVFDVYHREPLPADHELRELDNVLLTPHVGGSQIRGPLTEAVIDDIERFERDQPLEHEIPRRQWKTMTR; from the coding sequence ATGAACATTCTCGTCACGCTACCGGAAGGGGAACTTCGGGACGACTTCGTCCCGAACGAAGTTCAACACCGACTCGAGTCGCTGGGCGCTGTCTCCTGGAATCCGTCGACCGACGACCTCTCGGAGGACGCCCTCCGCGAGCGTATCGACGGCGTCGACGTACTGGTCACGGGGTGGGGCAGTCCGCAGGTCACCGCCGACGCCCTCGAGGCGGCCGACGACCTGCAACTGATCGCCCACACCGGCGGGAGCGTTGGAACGCTCGTCTCCGAGGCGGTCTACGACGCGGGGATCCGCGTCGTGAGCGCCAACGACGTGATGGCCGACTATACGGCGGAACACACGTTCGGCTCGATCGTCGCGAAACTGCGGGCCGTTCCGGAACTCGACGCGTCGATGAAAGCGGGCGAGTTCGGCGCCGACGACGTCGACATTCGGACGCTCTACGGGAAGGACGTCGGCCTCGTCGGACTGGGAACCATCGGTCGGAAATTGCTCAACCACATGGCCTCGTTCGACGTGTCCGCCAGTGTCTACGATCCCTACGTGGACGCGGAAGAGCTAGCGGAGTACCCGTTCGCGACGCTAACGGATCTGGAGACGGCGCTGGACGCGGAGATCGTCTCCGTCCACGCGGCCCGAACCGAGGAAACGATCGGCATGCTGGACGCGGATCGACTGGCACGGATCCCCGACGGGGCGCTGTTCGTCAACACCGCACGCGCCGAGATTGTCGACGAAGCGGCGCTCGTGGCGGAACTGCGGTCGGGTCGACTTTCCGGCGTTTTCGACGTCTACCATCGGGAGCCGCTTCCCGCCGACCACGAACTCCGAGAACTCGATAACGTCTTGCTCACTCCGCACGTCGGCGGCTCTCAGATCCGCGGGCCGCTAACCGAGGCCGTCATCGACGACATCGAGCGGTTCGAGCGGGACCAACCGCTCGAACACGAGATCCCGAGACGACAGTGGAAAACGATGACTCGATGA
- a CDS encoding L-rhamnose mutarotase: MARIAFHLELADGQREAYREAHEDVPTWLEEAYLDSDAGLETYSVFESDGHVFGFMELDDPDAIRDVMETSDAQARWDEEMDGIILDDDADQWMDEVYRMI, translated from the coding sequence ATGGCACGCATTGCGTTCCATCTGGAACTCGCCGACGGACAGCGCGAGGCGTACCGCGAGGCCCACGAGGACGTCCCGACGTGGCTCGAGGAGGCGTATCTCGACTCCGACGCCGGGCTCGAGACCTACAGCGTCTTCGAGTCGGACGGACACGTCTTCGGGTTCATGGAACTCGACGATCCGGACGCGATTCGAGACGTGATGGAGACGAGCGACGCACAGGCCCGCTGGGACGAGGAAATGGACGGGATCATTCTCGACGACGACGCCGACCAGTGGATGGACGAGGTGTATCGAATGATCTGA
- a CDS encoding LLM class flavin-dependent oxidoreductase, whose protein sequence is MTDVTFEFNVPVFAGAPESGTDPTHRDTPCYEELDWETTKEGVLTAEELGFDAAWAPDHIMLGRDHAEYECWTLLSALAGLTDEINLGSLVLCNDYRNPALVAKMAATFDVISDGRLELGLGAGWHEPEYEAYGWEYRDGFERLMRLDESIRLMKAMWTADSGDGASFAGDRYQIDGAYCNPGPVQDPHPPILVGGQGEDVTLKLVAKHADVWNTDVFSGRAETVAHKIDVIEDHCETVGRDPDEIEYSWDGHVICTRDPEKYERLLDLMIPIQFEEEYVDQADITTEEIASDYFLMGTPEECAEGIQRRIDAGVTKFQCWFVDFPDTGGMELFADEVIPQFR, encoded by the coding sequence ATGACCGACGTCACCTTCGAGTTCAACGTACCGGTGTTCGCGGGCGCGCCGGAGTCGGGAACGGACCCCACCCACCGCGACACGCCGTGCTACGAGGAACTCGACTGGGAGACCACGAAGGAGGGCGTCCTGACGGCCGAGGAACTGGGCTTCGACGCCGCGTGGGCGCCCGACCACATCATGCTCGGCCGCGATCACGCCGAGTACGAGTGCTGGACGCTGCTGTCCGCGCTGGCGGGGCTCACCGACGAGATCAACCTCGGTTCGCTCGTCCTCTGTAACGACTACCGCAACCCCGCGCTCGTCGCGAAGATGGCGGCGACGTTCGACGTGATCTCCGACGGCCGGCTCGAGCTCGGGCTCGGCGCGGGCTGGCACGAACCCGAGTACGAGGCCTACGGCTGGGAGTACCGCGACGGCTTCGAGCGACTGATGCGCTTGGATGAGAGCATCCGGCTGATGAAAGCGATGTGGACCGCCGATTCGGGCGACGGCGCCTCCTTCGCAGGCGATCGCTACCAGATCGACGGCGCCTACTGCAACCCCGGTCCCGTACAGGACCCGCATCCGCCGATCCTCGTCGGCGGCCAGGGCGAAGACGTGACGCTCAAACTCGTCGCCAAACACGCCGACGTCTGGAACACCGATGTGTTCAGCGGGAGGGCAGAGACCGTAGCGCACAAGATCGACGTCATCGAGGACCACTGCGAGACGGTCGGCCGCGACCCCGACGAGATCGAGTACTCTTGGGACGGCCACGTCATCTGCACGCGCGACCCCGAGAAATACGAGCGCCTGCTCGATCTGATGATTCCGATCCAGTTCGAGGAGGAGTACGTCGATCAGGCCGATATCACGACCGAGGAGATCGCCAGCGACTACTTCCTCATGGGCACGCCCGAGGAGTGTGCCGAAGGAATCCAGCGGCGGATCGACGCCGGCGTCACGAAGTTCCAGTGCTGGTTCGTCGACTTCCCCGACACCGGCGGGATGGAACTGTTCGCCGACGAAGTGATACCGCAGTTCCGGTAG
- a CDS encoding enolase C-terminal domain-like protein, whose amino-acid sequence MEITNITVTKVSTDSWGEFVEFPLVTVMSKFDEYNNADGDNPQARRKWMGPVGDVVVEVETDAGITGVGVGNWATGSIETIVDETLSKLVVGEDPHERERLWDMMYRATIPFGRKGAAIEAISAVDLALWDIAGKEADKPVYELLGGPVTDEIPCYASNLHPVDHEKLEREAQNYAEQGFDAMKLRFRYGPEAGRKGMKENEQIVKTVRDAVGDEIAIAGDAYMGWDVRYAKKMLKRLERYDMEWVEEPVIPDDIDGYAEVREASNVPISGGEHEFTRWGHKELLEREAVDILQPDIHRCGGLTELLKIDSMASARDVPVIPHSGTNPTLHFIAASTNAPMAEYFPIPEWYKERQGEQESTYADAIYANPPQAEGGTVPLPETVGLSSATNPEALEHYSVE is encoded by the coding sequence ATGGAGATCACGAACATTACCGTCACGAAGGTCAGTACCGATTCTTGGGGCGAGTTCGTCGAGTTCCCGCTCGTCACCGTCATGAGCAAGTTCGACGAGTACAACAACGCCGATGGCGACAATCCGCAGGCCCGCCGGAAGTGGATGGGGCCGGTCGGCGACGTCGTCGTCGAGGTCGAGACGGATGCGGGAATCACCGGCGTCGGCGTCGGCAACTGGGCGACGGGGTCGATCGAGACGATCGTCGACGAGACGCTCTCGAAGCTCGTCGTCGGCGAGGATCCCCACGAGCGCGAACGACTGTGGGACATGATGTACCGGGCGACGATTCCCTTCGGTCGGAAAGGGGCGGCCATCGAGGCCATCAGCGCGGTCGACCTCGCACTCTGGGATATCGCCGGCAAGGAAGCCGACAAGCCCGTTTACGAACTGCTGGGCGGCCCGGTCACCGACGAGATCCCCTGCTACGCGAGCAATCTCCACCCCGTCGATCACGAGAAACTCGAGCGGGAGGCCCAGAACTACGCCGAGCAGGGCTTCGACGCGATGAAGCTGCGCTTTCGCTACGGGCCAGAAGCGGGCCGCAAGGGGATGAAGGAAAACGAGCAGATCGTGAAGACGGTCCGGGACGCCGTCGGCGACGAGATCGCGATCGCCGGCGACGCCTACATGGGCTGGGACGTCCGCTACGCGAAGAAGATGCTCAAGCGCCTCGAGCGCTACGACATGGAGTGGGTCGAGGAGCCGGTCATCCCGGACGACATCGACGGCTACGCCGAGGTTCGCGAGGCCTCGAACGTGCCGATCTCCGGCGGCGAACACGAGTTCACCCGCTGGGGCCACAAGGAACTGCTCGAGCGCGAGGCCGTTGATATCCTCCAGCCCGACATCCACCGCTGTGGCGGCCTCACCGAGTTGCTGAAGATCGATTCAATGGCCAGCGCCCGCGACGTGCCGGTGATCCCCCACTCCGGGACGAACCCGACGCTGCACTTCATCGCCGCCTCGACCAACGCGCCGATGGCGGAGTACTTCCCCATTCCGGAGTGGTACAAGGAGCGCCAGGGCGAGCAGGAGTCGACCTACGCCGACGCTATCTACGCCAACCCGCCCCAGGCCGAGGGCGGCACCGTTCCGCTCCCCGAGACCGTCGGCCTGAGCTCGGCGACCAACCCCGAGGCCCTCGAGCACTACAGCGTGGAGTGA
- a CDS encoding sodium:solute symporter family transporter gives MIALTTARPSPLQGIGGQTLVLTEWIAICVFIVGLVVFGAYMRRNTADSASTFLADRSLPPSVQAFSTVATNLNANDFLGLAGFAYAYGIIVLLGPITNAIAIVLATIAIIPFIRQIQAFSLGEWLTRRFSRPVGDAYDFIWTFVWMFVNMGLYIYAGSLVLNTLLGWNLWLSMGVIIVVGTAYTILGGFGAVAGSDTIQFVLMFVPLILLLPVSLYMVGGISGLIDGLATHQASMTPSDHPLAAEFPVGGPIAVFLLYFGFLASAISYWSAESQVLQRPLSAEDPESAQVGYLYTSIWYAILVPLFILVPGLVAAVLYPNLEVADHAMPMLISDVMPPGLYGVVVVGLIAGVLSSVDSQLNNFQTLFTERIYRRYVASDRKPSHYVRVGRIAGIVFMVACIGVAYLFSMEDSMYLVAQSILATIMPTFAAVAIVGGLWDGSTSTGAILGIAIGLAVSVYMGFTLGHEALYSRSLYAFVLVIGIVVAVSLLTTPKAHETPTNFVESSLTGDSATLTPRVKRIAVVTIGVAFALLGSAIIIFQA, from the coding sequence ATGATTGCACTTACCACTGCACGCCCCTCTCCGCTCCAGGGTATCGGCGGACAGACGCTCGTCCTGACCGAATGGATCGCTATCTGCGTGTTCATCGTCGGGTTGGTCGTGTTCGGCGCGTACATGCGTCGGAACACCGCTGACTCCGCGAGCACGTTCCTCGCGGACCGGTCGCTTCCGCCATCGGTACAGGCGTTCTCGACCGTCGCGACCAATCTGAACGCGAACGACTTCCTCGGACTCGCCGGGTTCGCGTACGCGTACGGGATCATCGTCTTGCTGGGCCCTATTACGAACGCGATCGCTATCGTCCTCGCGACCATCGCGATCATTCCGTTCATCAGGCAGATACAGGCGTTCTCACTGGGCGAGTGGCTCACGCGACGCTTCTCGAGACCGGTCGGCGATGCGTACGACTTCATCTGGACGTTCGTCTGGATGTTCGTCAACATGGGGCTGTACATCTACGCTGGCTCGCTCGTTCTGAACACGCTCCTCGGATGGAATCTCTGGCTCTCGATGGGCGTGATCATCGTCGTCGGAACGGCCTATACGATTCTCGGCGGGTTCGGCGCCGTCGCCGGCTCGGACACCATCCAGTTCGTCCTCATGTTCGTTCCGCTGATCCTCTTGCTCCCGGTTTCGCTGTACATGGTGGGGGGCATCTCCGGCCTGATCGATGGTCTGGCGACGCATCAGGCGTCGATGACGCCGTCGGATCACCCGCTGGCAGCCGAATTCCCGGTCGGCGGCCCGATTGCGGTGTTCTTGCTGTACTTCGGCTTTCTCGCGTCGGCGATCTCCTACTGGAGCGCCGAATCGCAGGTCCTCCAGCGCCCGCTCTCCGCCGAAGATCCGGAATCCGCGCAGGTCGGCTACCTGTACACGAGCATCTGGTACGCGATCCTCGTCCCGCTTTTCATCCTCGTCCCGGGGCTCGTCGCCGCCGTCCTCTACCCGAACCTCGAGGTCGCGGATCACGCGATGCCGATGCTCATCAGCGACGTCATGCCACCGGGTCTGTACGGCGTCGTCGTCGTCGGCCTGATCGCGGGCGTCCTCTCGAGCGTCGACTCGCAACTCAACAACTTCCAGACGCTGTTCACGGAACGGATCTACCGTCGCTACGTGGCGTCGGACCGAAAGCCGTCCCACTACGTTCGGGTCGGTCGGATCGCGGGGATCGTCTTCATGGTCGCCTGTATCGGCGTCGCGTACCTGTTCTCGATGGAGGATTCGATGTACCTCGTCGCGCAGTCGATTCTCGCGACGATAATGCCGACGTTCGCCGCCGTGGCGATCGTCGGTGGTCTCTGGGACGGTTCGACGAGCACGGGTGCGATACTCGGTATCGCGATCGGGTTGGCGGTCAGCGTCTACATGGGGTTCACGCTCGGACACGAGGCGTTGTACTCTCGCTCACTGTACGCCTTCGTCCTCGTAATCGGCATCGTCGTGGCTGTTAGCCTCCTGACGACCCCGAAAGCGCACGAAACGCCGACCAACTTCGTCGAATCGTCGCTTACCGGCGATTCAGCCACTCTGACCCCGCGAGTGAAGCGAATCGCCGTCGTAACGATTGGCGTCGCGTTCGCGTTACTCGGTTCCGCGATCATCATCTTCCAAGCGTAA